Proteins encoded together in one Vigna angularis cultivar LongXiaoDou No.4 chromosome 5, ASM1680809v1, whole genome shotgun sequence window:
- the LOC108339530 gene encoding protein EXORDIUM-like 3, which yields MCQGLSAPSPPFAALLSFALLFFLLAGGPVSAWRPWPQNGKMNVTDYAFGDSKKYEGSSEFVKLRYHMGPVLTTNITVHTIWYGKWDRNQKKIIREFVNSISATNSPHPSVAGWWRTVQLYTDQTGANISKTVRLGEEKNDRFYSHGKSLTRLSIQSVIKSAITAKTRPLPINPRSGLYLLLTADDVYVQDFCTSVCGFHYFTFPSLVGYTLPYAWVGNSAKMCPGQCAYPFAMPAYIPNPKPFKSPNGDVGVDGMISVIGHEMAELASNPLANAWYAGQDPSFPVEIADLCEGIYGTGGGGSYTGQVLDARDGATYNMNGIRRRFLVQWLWSHVLNYCTGPNALDH from the coding sequence ATGTGCCAGGGCCTCTCCGCCCCGTCGCCGCCGTTCGCGGCGCTTTTATCCTTCGCTCTCCTTTTTTTCCTGCTCGCCGGAGGTCCGGTCTCGGCTTGGCGGCCCTGGCCCCAGAACGGTAAAATGAACGTCACGGACTACGCCTTCGGAGACTCCAAGAAATACGAGGGGTCCTCGGAGTTCGTGAAGCTCAGGTACCACATGGGACCGGTTCTCACCACCAACATCACCGTCCACACAATCTGGTACGGCAAGTGGGACCGGAACCAGAAGAAGATAATCCGCGAGTTCGTAAACTCAATCTCCGCCACAAACTCGCCGCACCCCTCCGTGGCTGGGTGGTGGCGGACCGTACAGCTTTACACGGACCAGACCGGAGCCAACATTTCGAAAACGGTTCGACTCGGGGAAGAGAAGAACGACAGGTTCTATTCTCACGGGAAATCACTGACCCGGTTATCCATACAGTCCGTGATAAAAAGCGCCATCACAGCGAAAACCCGGCCGCTCCCGATCAATCCGAGGAGCGGGTTGTATCTGCTGCTGACGGCGGATGACGTGTACGTTCAGGATTTCTGCACTTCTGTGTGTGGGTTCCACTATTTCACGTTTCCGTCGTTGGTTGGGTATACTCTTCCGTACGCGTGGGTGGGTAACTCCGCAAAAATGTGCCCCGGGCAGTGTGCTTACCCTTTTGCGATGCCCGCCTACATCCCTAACCCGAAGCCGTTCAAGTCTCCAAACGGCGACGTTGGCGTGGATGGCATGATAAGTGTGATTGGGCACGAGATGGCCGAGCTGGCATCGAACcccttggccaatgcttggtATGCCGGTCAGGACCCTTCTTTCCCGGTGGAGATCGCCGATCTCTGTGAGGGAATTTACGGCACCGGTGGAGGTGGATCGTACACCGGTCAGGTTTTGGACGCTCGTGATGGTGCCACCTATAACATGAACGGGATCAGACGGAGGTTCCTGGTTCAGTGGCTGTGGAGCCACGTTCTGAATTACTGTACCGGACCTAATGCGCTTGATCACTGA